The window CTCGATCCGCATCGTCGGGGCGTCCGAGAACAACCTGCAGAATGTCACCGCCGACATCCCCATCGGGCTCTTCACCTGCATCACCGGCGTCTCCGGCTCCGGCAAGTCGACGCTCACCGTCGACACGCTCTACGCCGCCGCCGCCCGCAAGCTGGCCAACGCCCGTGTGCACGCCGGCGCGCACACGCGCATCGAAGGCCTCGACCAGCTCGACAAGGTCATCGACATCGACCAGTCGCCCATCGGCCGCACGCCGCGCTCCAACCCGGCGACGTACACCGGCGCCTTCACGCCGATCCGCGACTGGTTCGCCGGCCTTCCCGAGGCGAAGGCGCGCGGCTACGGCCCGGGCCGCTTCTCCTTCAACGTCAAGGGCGGCCGCTGCGAGGCCTGCCAGGGCGACGGCGTCATCAAGATCGAGATGCACTTCCTGCCCGACGTCTACGTCACCTGCGACGTCTGCAAGGGCAAGCGCTACAACCGCGAGACGCTGGAGATCACCTTCAAGGACAAGTCGATCGCCGACGTGCTCGACATGACGGTGGAGGAAGGCGCGCGCTTCTTCTCCGCCGTGCCGTCGATCCGCGACAAGCTGGAGACGCTCGCCCGCGTCGGCCTCGGCTACATCCACATCGGCCAACAGGCGACGACGCTGTCGGGCGGCGAGGCCCAGCGCATCAAGCTGTCGAAGGAGCTGTCACGCCGCGCTACAGGCCGCACGCTCTACATCCTCGACGAGCCGACCACCGGGTTGCATTTCCACGACGTGGCCAAGCTGCTCGAGGTGCTGCACGAGCTGGCCGACGCCGGCAATACCGTGGTCGTCATCGAGCACAATCTGGAAGTGATCAAGACCGCCGACTGGATCATCGACATGGGCCCGCAGGGCGGCGACGGCGGCGGACGCATCGTGGCGGCCGGCACGCCCGAGGACGTCGCCGCGACGAAGGAGAGCTATACGGGGCAGTATTTGCGCGACCTTCTTGGCCGGCGCGCGAAGGGCCGTGCCGAAGGCGCGCAGGCTAAGAACGGCAAGCGCCAAGCCGCGGAGTAAACAAACCGGAGGGACACATGACGGGGCTTGCAGCAAGGTTCTTCGGCAGCGCGGTCGTCTACGCCGTGCTCGGCATGACGCTGGGATTGGTCATGGGCATCACAAAGGACCATGCGCAGATGCCGACGCACGCGCATCTGCTGGTCATCGGCTGGGTCAGCTTCGCGCTGTTTGGATTGTTCTACCACCAGTTTCCGCTGGCGGCCGAAGGCTGGCTCGCTAGGGCGCATTTCTGGCTGGCGCAAGTGAGCTTCGCCGCGCTCATCGTCGGCCTGTTCCTGATTTTTGGCGGCCAATCCGGTGCCGACCCCATCGCAGCCGTCTCCTCCATCGGGCTGCTCGTGTCGATGATCCTGTTCGGCGCCATCGCCTGGCCGATTGTCATGGGCCAGCGATAGCGCCCGCGCTCCGGTCGTGCCGAAGGCACGCCCGAGGACGTCGCCGCGACGAAGGAGAGCTACACGGGGCAATACCTCCGCGATCTCCTCGGCCGCCGTGCCAAATCCGGCAAGCGCCAGGCGGCGGAGTAACGCCGTTCCACGCCTGATGGCATGTGCTATGGTCGCAGCATGAACCTGACCCTTGAGACCGAGCAGGAAGTCGACGGCCGCTGGATCGCCGAGGTTCCCCAGCTCCCCGGCGTCCTCGCCTATGGCGCCACGCGCGATGAGGCCATGGCCAAGGCTGAAGTGCTCGCGCTGCGCGTCCTTGCCGAGCAGCTTGAGCATGGTGAGGCTCGCCCCGTGGGGCTTTCAATCTCGGTCGCGGCAGAGTGAGCCGGTTTCCGGCCGCGAAAGCGCGCCGGGTGCTGGCGGCACTACTGCGAACCGGGTGGAATCTCAAGCGGCAGTCCGGATCGCACCGCACCCTTGGCAAGGACGGGCATCCCGATTTTGTCTTTGCCTTTCACGACGACGAAGAGCTCGGCCCTGTCATGCTGTCGCGGATTGCCAAGCGCACCGGTCTCAAGCCTGAAGATCTGTGAGGCCCCGCGGAAAGGCTTCGGGGGCAAGAGGTCGAGAGTAGCGACGATGCCCAGCGCGACCTATACGCTCATCCGCAAAGCCATCCTCGCCGAGCGACAGGTCACCTGCCATTACAACGGCCACTACCGCGAGCTGTGCCCGCACATCCTCGGCCATACGAACGGTGAGGAAAAGCTGCTCGCTTTCCAGTTCGGTGGTGAGAGCAGCAAGCCGTTGCCGCGGGGCGGAGAGTGGCGCTGCCTTCTTGTTGCCGGCATGCGCGATGTCGAGACGCGCGGAGGGCCGTGGCATGCGGGCAGCTCGCATCGCACGACGCAACGCTGCGTGGCGGACATCGATCTCGACATAAATATCCATGTCCGCCGCCTCAGGTGACGACCGTCCGAACACGTCGATCAAGACGATCACGCCCATCCTCCCCACGGCTCGCCGTGCAGGATTTCGCGCCCCATCAAGGAGTCGGCGGTGGCGGGGAAGGCGGCGCCTGCTCCGCTGCGTCACGGGCCTTTCTCTCTCGCTCGATGTCTTCGGCCGCCTTCGCGGCAGCCGCATCGGAGTCCTCTTTGGCGGATTTGAGCCGCGCCAGTTGGTCGTTCGCCGCCTTGAGGCTCCGTTCGGCGTCGTCTTTCGCAGTTGTGAGAGCGGCCAACGCGTCGCCGAGCGCCTTCAACCGATCCTCCGCGGACTTTCTGGCACTCTCCGAGGAGGCAAGCTGCTCCTTCATCTTCTCCACGGACAGCTCCGCCGCGACCTTCGCCTTCTGGGTTAGGGCCAATTGGGCGTTGATTTCGGCGAGCGAGCGAGCGCTTGCCGCTTGGCCATTACGGGCCTCCACCAATTGGGCGCGCACTTCGGCAATCGACTGCTCGACGGCGAGCTTCGCTTTCTCGGCTTGCGCCGCGCGGTCACGCGTTGTCCTGGTGTCGTCCTCGATTGCAGCCCGGACGGCGTGCGCCGACTGCAAAGCGTGTTGCAGGTTCCGGTTCGCCGTGTACGTCCAAACTGCGACGGCGAGCCCGGCCAGCGCCACGACGACAAGCAGGGGGTCGAGACGCGAGCGCTTCATTCGTGCATCCGCGCCGGCGTTCTGAATTTTCAGGGCGCGCACGACTTGCGCGCGCCAGCGCAGACGCTCGATGCCGTAGACCGGAAGGGCGTTGGAAAAGCCGATCAACCCGCTGGATGCCGAGGACGGATCGAACCCCATGCCGCGAATGGAGAGCTTGGCGATTCCGCTACGGGCGAAACCCGACATGCGCGTCCCGAGCTCGTGGAAGACGTGCTTCGCCTCCTCCAGCACGGCCGCGGTCTCGGCCTGCGCCGGGGCGACCACGGTCGCGAGATCCTGGAGCCGCGTCCGCACCTCCTCGCGCAGTTTGAGAAACCGGCGCAGGCGGCCGGCGCTCGCCAAAACCGCGATCAGCGCCAACGCGGCGATCGCAAGTCCGGTCCAAACCAAAATCACAACTATGTCCCCCTGTCCTCGCGTTCCAGTTGCTCAGCGCTTGCCGCGGCCCGGACCCCGTCCCGGGAGCCACTGCCAATGCCTCACGTTTGCGCCAAACGCGTGGCTGGCCACCCGCCCCGCCGCCGCAGAACGCCGGTCCCCGGAAACCCCGCGGTAAGAGAAGTAAAGGCGACCGTCCAAAATTCCGGATCGGCTTACGCCTGGAATTAAGCTCCGCCGGCTAGCCTGGGGGCATGGAGCACCTGGCAAACATCGATCCCTGGATCGCCCTCGGCGTCGTCGCCGCGACGGCGCTCACCGACGCCGTGTGCGTGCTGTTCACGGCTTCGATCATCCACCGCAAGGATCTCGCCGCCGCGAACTGGAGCGCCATGTCGTACATGCTCTCCGCGTTCGCGGTCATCAGCTTCACCAACAACTGGATCTACGTGGTGTTTGCCGCGCTCGGCTCATGGATCGGCGCATATGCCACGATGAAGTACCTGCACAGGCCGGTCGAACGTGCCGACCAGGGCCATGCAGCGGGAGCGATGGGCGACGCCGGCGTCGAACCGCCGAGCGATCTCGTCGCGGCGCGCAGCTGCCAGCCCTTGCCTCTCTCGACCGTCCCGTCCGGCCAGCGCCTCGCCGCGTAGATCAATCGCGGGCGGGCGCGGGTGCCAGTCCCTCCGTCAGGCGCGACAGCGCATAGATGATGGCGCCGAAGGCGATTAAAAACGCGATCAGGGCGTAGGCGATGAACCAGCCGAGCGGGATCGTCATACCCATCCACGCCTCCAAGGTTCGCGGCAGAACCACCGCGAGCACGATGGCGCCCACCAGCGCGATGAGAGCGAGGCGCCGCACGCCGGACCGCACGCTCGCCTCGCGCGCGGCCGGCACGAGATAGCCGCGGGCCCCCGCGCCATTGGGATAGAAGACCGTCTCGCCGCGCGCGTTGGTGCGGAACAGCTGGTTCACGAACAACGCGTCGAAAATGCTCGTCACGCTCATGGCTGGTCTCCCGACCTCCGTCGCCCGCCCGGCACGATAGCGGTTGCGGAGCACGCTGTCCTTTCACCCTTGCCGGAGGCGAGCCAAAAGACGACGACGCGGTGCGATCCTGTAACCTCCGAGACTGACTCGGCGCCGTTTTCGGCGGGACCGTTTCAGGCATGACGGGAGATATCGAAACCTGGCGCCGCCGCGGGGAAGCGGCCCGGCTCGCGCACGAGACGGTCAACCGCGCCTTCCGCGAGCACGTGCGCGAACGCGACCCCGATCGCTACACCGCGCTGCTGCAAGACTTCTGGACCAAGACCGCCGCTGCCCTGCCCAGCACCGACGCGGCCTTCATGCCGGGTCTTGCCAACGGCCACGTCCGCTTCGTCGAGACGGGCATCGCCTTTCTCGAAGCCGACCCCTGGTTCTTCCGCTCGGGCTACGAGAAGCAGAAGATCATCCGCCACCTCAAGCGGGCGCCGCTTACCCAGGCGCAGCGCCAGCGGCTCGCGCGCGTCGTGCTGGCGGCCATCGACGGCCATGCCGCAGGCGTGCCAGAGAACCGCGACCGCGTGGAGTTCCGCCACTTCGGCCGCCTCGCCTGCGCGATCTGGTCGGACTTCCTGGACGAGGAGGTCGCCCGGCGCATGCAAAGCCCCGATCCCGGCATCCGCCGCCGCGCCACCTGGGTCGCCGAAGCGGCAATATCGGCGGGGAAGGCTTAGCGGCGCCGCGGCCCATCCGTTCGTCGTGGCTCCGACCGACAGTGCTATTGCCTGCGGAAAGCGAAGCCGCGAATTGTCGGACCTTCCCCCAGCCCCGCGATCGGCGAAAAGTCGTCTTGGAAGTGGAATTCATCGGTGAGCGACAAGCCGCACCGACACGCCTCGTTCACCAGCTCGTCGCGGTTCCACACCCACCCGACATTGGCGCCGCCTGGCATCATCTGTTGAACGATAACTGTGCGGCCCTTCAGTACCGGCGCGCGCGAAATGAATAGGGTGTGTTCGGTGCGCTCGGCCAATAGCCGAAGCCGGCCGCGCCAATCTTCAAGGTATTGCAGCGCGCCGGAGGCGAGCACCACACCGTACGTGGGCGCCAACGCGCTGTCGCGCGACACGTACCGCACCCACGGGCGCAGCGGGCGCATCGCCTCGCATATCGCGCCGAGCTCCTGAACCGTGTAATCGACGGGGATGCTGGCGACGCCGCACGCGACGTGACGGTACGCGCCCGTGGCGCCGCCAAAGTCGAGCACGGATAGCCGGTCCCGATCGGCGGATGCGCGCTGGAATACGAGGGCCGCCGCGAGCAAGTAGGCGCGGTCCACCTCGCGTGAGTACATGGCGGTGAAGTGGGGCGCGGCTTGCCGGTCTTCGAGAGCAACGCGGGAAGCCAGTCCGTTGAGTGTGTAGGCGCCCCAGGCCTGTGGGCTCTGCGGCCATGCCTCAAGCACGCGCCACGCAGGCGACCTCAGCGCCTGCAACCGGTTCATCGCGTCCCGCATGGCTTGCCATAGCGGCCTTGCCGACGGCAGGCCCAAGGCCGCGCGTCCACCGGCTCCGACAATTAGTGCGGTCTCGCTTTCGAGCATTTGGATCCTCGGGATGCAACGAGTCGAAGCGAGTGTGGATGCCACCGCGGACAACCTGTCGGGTCAAGACCTGCCCGCGAAATAGGTGTGGAATGTCAACTGTAGCGGCCCCGCTTCCGGTCGGCCCGCACAGCGGATATAGACTGGCACCATGCAAGGTGACGGACCCATTTGCGTTGCGGCGCTCTACAAGTTCAGCGCGCTTCCCGACTGCGGAAACGCCCGCGCGCCGCTCGCGCGTCTGTGCTGCGCTGAGGGCGTGAAAGGCACGCTGCTCCTCGCGCCGGAGGGGATCAACGGCACCATCGCCGGATCGGATGCCGCGATCGGGCGCGTGCTGGATCATATCCGGCACCTGGTCGGCGCCGCCGGTCTGGAGGTGAAGTTCTCCCGCGCCGCGGCCCATCCGTTCCATCGCATGAAGGTGCGGCTCAAGCGCGAGATCGTGACGCTGGGCGAGCCGCATATCGATCCCCGCCACGGCGCCGGCCGGTATGTTGCGCCCACGGATTGGAACGCGCTGATCCGCGAGCCCGGCACCCTCGTCATCGATGCGCGTAACGACTACGAGGTGGCCGTCGGCACCTTTGCCGGCGCGATCAATCCGCAAACCCGGACATTCCGCGAGTTCCCCGCCTGGTTCCGCGCCGAGCGCCAACGCCTGCTGGCTGGCGACGCCACGCCGAAGATCGCGATGTTCTGCACGGGCGGCATCCGCTGCGAAAAGTCGACCGCGTTTTTAAGGGCCGAGGGCCTCGACGACGTCTATCACCTGCAGGGCGGCATCCTGAGATACCTGGAGGAGGTTCCGCCCGAGCAGAGCCTATGGCAGGGCGAGTGCTTCGTTTTCGACGAGCGCGTGAGCGTCGGCCATGGCCTCGAGCCGGGCAGCCACGCGCTATGCCGGGCGTGCCGCCGGCCCGTGAGCGTTGAGGATCGGGCGTCTGAACTTTACGAGGCCGGCGTCAGTTGCCCTGGCTGTCATGCGGAGCGCAGCGACGAGCAGCGCGCCGGTTATCGGGAACGGCACCGCCAGGAGAGCCTGGCCGCGGCGCGGGGCGAGAGCCACGTCGGCGTCCCTATGACCCTGAACGCGGCCCTGATCCGTTCGGATC of the Hyphomicrobium album genome contains:
- a CDS encoding class I SAM-dependent methyltransferase, coding for MLESETALIVGAGGRAALGLPSARPLWQAMRDAMNRLQALRSPAWRVLEAWPQSPQAWGAYTLNGLASRVALEDRQAAPHFTAMYSREVDRAYLLAAALVFQRASADRDRLSVLDFGGATGAYRHVACGVASIPVDYTVQELGAICEAMRPLRPWVRYVSRDSALAPTYGVVLASGALQYLEDWRGRLRLLAERTEHTLFISRAPVLKGRTVIVQQMMPGGANVGWVWNRDELVNEACRCGLSLTDEFHFQDDFSPIAGLGEGPTIRGFAFRRQ
- a CDS encoding type II toxin-antitoxin system HicA family toxin, which codes for MSRFPAAKARRVLAALLRTGWNLKRQSGSHRTLGKDGHPDFVFAFHDDEELGPVMLSRIAKRTGLKPEDL
- a CDS encoding type II toxin-antitoxin system HicB family antitoxin — encoded protein: MNLTLETEQEVDGRWIAEVPQLPGVLAYGATRDEAMAKAEVLALRVLAEQLEHGEARPVGLSISVAAE
- the trhO gene encoding oxygen-dependent tRNA uridine(34) hydroxylase TrhO, producing the protein MQGDGPICVAALYKFSALPDCGNARAPLARLCCAEGVKGTLLLAPEGINGTIAGSDAAIGRVLDHIRHLVGAAGLEVKFSRAAAHPFHRMKVRLKREIVTLGEPHIDPRHGAGRYVAPTDWNALIREPGTLVIDARNDYEVAVGTFAGAINPQTRTFREFPAWFRAERQRLLAGDATPKIAMFCTGGIRCEKSTAFLRAEGLDDVYHLQGGILRYLEEVPPEQSLWQGECFVFDERVSVGHGLEPGSHALCRACRRPVSVEDRASELYEAGVSCPGCHAERSDEQRAGYRERHRQESLAAARGESHVGVPMTLNAALIRSDL